One window of the Posidoniimonas polymericola genome contains the following:
- a CDS encoding DUF3299 domain-containing protein — MPRLLATLCGLTGALLLSGCEPGADGSLPPLKTTADSLSDPAAAPQASDPPAETDAAADSAGRAQSESAEPRPSDPAPVARDPDRLIDQTFDDLAFDIEPDAAFFRSMLTPSIEALHGQRIRIRGYILPTAQKRGIKQFVLVRDNQECCFGPGAALYDCILVSMEPGESTEFSIRPVSVEGRLAVEEFPGPDGRPLAIYQMTGETVE, encoded by the coding sequence GTGCCACGCCTGCTAGCAACCCTCTGCGGACTGACCGGCGCCCTGCTGCTGTCGGGCTGCGAGCCGGGCGCCGACGGCTCGCTGCCCCCGCTTAAGACGACCGCCGACAGCCTCAGCGATCCAGCCGCTGCCCCTCAGGCCAGCGACCCACCGGCCGAGACCGACGCGGCTGCCGACTCCGCAGGACGCGCGCAGAGCGAGTCAGCGGAGCCGCGGCCGTCGGACCCCGCGCCCGTGGCGAGGGACCCCGACCGGCTGATCGACCAGACCTTCGACGACCTGGCCTTCGACATCGAGCCCGACGCGGCGTTCTTCCGCAGCATGCTGACCCCCTCGATCGAGGCGCTCCACGGCCAGCGGATCCGCATCCGCGGCTACATCCTGCCGACCGCCCAGAAGCGCGGCATCAAGCAGTTCGTGCTCGTCCGCGACAACCAGGAGTGCTGCTTCGGCCCCGGCGCCGCGCTGTACGACTGCATCCTGGTGAGCATGGAGCCGGGCGAGTCGACCGAGTTCTCGATCCGCCCGGTGTCGGTCGAGGGCCGGCTGGCGGTCGAGGAGTTCCCGGGCCCCGACGGCCGGCCGCTGGCGATCTACCAGATGACCGGCGAAACGGTCGAGTAG